One window of the Lytechinus pictus isolate F3 Inbred chromosome 5, Lp3.0, whole genome shotgun sequence genome contains the following:
- the LOC129262495 gene encoding uncharacterized protein LOC129262495: protein MQSIMRYTVLAVFCICFCNVALSQNFVESPQDQTIREGQTVLFRCIIRNLQSNQNVYWFRLSTRRFLTVNRMVHSHVPQHQRLSILGNANLGEYHLQIRDVELEDAGTYRCGFAIPNMQFTFRSVVLVVLRPPNQGSPMCEFSPDRPDVDDVAMLTCRSEGGRPPARLTWRLGERNLTEPKESPNILSVVVSGEHNGRQFICDSESPAVDEPRFCSVTLLSIRPDVRVEPPLGIAEVGGSIVFTCVAFGLPEIVRYEWLFDNNPVADIQRIEVSRDGRTLIINDITLEDDESPVHCTATTTHGLSSTSGALLQVKELYTVEPTTINATGFYNDTMGELPNKTSGVIIAIIVIAVIVGQVLFVIMVYALHRYVNRMMKDRKARRRSAPVMRDMDMGSPPEPRGKGVDDMGENIYVGGVSLRPNDRSDIDPETGAPRVFYSSINDSSFDSMGEGVYSQGLSSPPVGVSLGVAGTPAASPLDVPESGQRSSASPRSPIYSNAVALDQSNQSSQGRLPPPTAPPTSPSTVSESPYGYDSVPFVEAEEEPRRPPPPTGNPPRPPVVVTSPPPNKPPPRVPADKRQSNPKGTVPEKNEYCGLTPGRTESRYLSLCHYDEAYADQVLQQGARLNGEVYNPYDHPVVDSDDDHDVDVDKHHDDDGYVYELPPSSSSPDEVYDIPPDASKREYTFMGSNLPAK from the coding sequence ATGCAATCTATAATGAGATATACGGTGTTAGCCGTATTCTGCATTTGTTTCTGCAATGTTGCATTGTCTCAAAACTTTGTGGAAAGTCCCCAGGACCAGACTATTCGAGAAGGGCAGACCGTTCTCTTTCGTTGCATCATCAGGAACCTACAAAGCAACCAGAATGTCTACTGGTTTCGCCTGTCAACGCGAAGGTTCTTAACGGTTAACCGCATGGTTCATTCTCACGTACCACAGCATCAACGCCTTTCTATTCTGGGCAACGCCAATCTTGGAGAGTACCACTTGCAGATTCGGGACGTTGAGCTCGAAGATGCCGGCACCTATCGTTGCGGATTTGCAATTCCCAACATGCAATTTACCTTCAGAAGTGTCGTGCTTGTTGTGCTGAGGCCACCGAATCAGGGTTCGCCGATGTGTGAATTTTCTCCAGACCGACCAGACGTTGATGACGTAGCGATGCTGACATGCAGATCCGAAGGCGGTCGACCGCCAGCGAGGCTGACGTGGAGATTAGGAGAAAGGAACCTTACAGAACCGAAAGAATCACCCAACATTCTGTCAGTCGTTGTTAGCGGTGAGCACAACGGACGACAATTCATCTGCGACAGCGAGTCTCCTGCAGTAGACGAACCGCGTTTCTGTAGCGTCACTCTTTTGTCGATTCGTCCCGATGTTCGAGTCGAGCCTCCTCTTGGCATCGCTGAAGTCGGAGGAAGTATTGTCTTTACATGCGTCGCGTTCGGCCTGCCCGAAATTGTCCGATACGAATGGTTATTCGACAACAATCCAGTTGCTGACATCCAACGAATAGAGGTAAGCCGAGATGGCAGAACTTTGATAATTAACGATATTACACTTGAAGACGACGAAAGTCCTGTCCACTGTACTGCAACTACAACGCATGGGTTATCATCAACTTCAGGAGCTTTGCTCCAAGTCAAAGAATTATATACAGTTGAACCGACTACCATTAACGCAACTGGTTTTTATAACGATACAATGGGTGAGTTACCTAATAAAACTTCCGGTGTCATCATTGCAATAATCGTCATCGCTGTCATCGTCGGACAAGTCTTGTTTGTCATCATGGTTTATGCTCTCCATAGGTATGTAAACAGGATGATGAAAGATAGGAAAGCAAGACGTCGCTCTGCCCCTGTGATGAGAGACATGGATATGGGAAGTCCTCCAGAACCGAGAGGGAAAGGTGTCGATGATATGGGAGAGAACATCTATGTTGGTGGTGTGAGTCTCAGGCCTAATGATCGGAGTGACATTGACCCAGAAACCGGTGCACCAAGGGTGTTTTATAGTAGCATAAATGATTCGTCGTTTGATAGCATGGGTGAAGGGGTCTATTCTCAGGGACTTTCATCTCCTCCTGTGGGTGTTTCTCTAGGTGTAGCTGGTACCCCTGCAGCATCTCCTCTGGATGTTCCAGAAAGCGGACAACGTTCCTCGGCGTCCCCTCGCTCGCCAATTTACAGCAATGCCGTTGCTCTTGATCAAAGTAATCAGTCATCCCAGGGCCGTCTACCGCCTCCGACAGCGCCACCTACGTCACCGTCCACTGTTTCAGAATCCCCTTACGGATACGACTCGGTGCCATTTGTGGAGGCAGAGGAAGAACCCAGGCGTCCTCCTCCACCCACCGGCAACCCACCACGCCCTCCCGTCGTCGTTACCTCCCCACCACCCAACAAGCCCCCGCCAAGAGTCCCAGCTGATAAACGCCAGTCCAATCCAAAAGGTACAGTCCCTGAGAAAAACGAATACTGTGGATTGACCCCTGGTAGAACAGAAAGCCGGTACCTCAGCCTTTGCCACTATGACGAAGCTTACGCTGACCAGGTGCTCCAGCAAGGCGCGAGGTTGAATGGCGAAGTGTACAATCCTTACGATCATCCGGTGGTGGATTCCGACGATGACCACGACGTTGATGTTGACAAGCACCACGATGATGACGGATACGTGTACGAACTACCGCCTAGTTCTTCATCACCCGATGAGGTGTATGACATCCCTCCCGACGCTAGCAAACGAGAGTATACATTTATGGGTTCTAACCTTCCCGCAAAATGA